In Paenibacillus sp. J23TS9, a single genomic region encodes these proteins:
- a CDS encoding AraC family transcriptional regulator, giving the protein MDHVEKHLINDQLSRLRVKLLLAKHSICGPQWRRYRFVPCYDKLYYISEGEGWIQVGREQLRPKPGELVFIPGGTEQSYSVTDGIPYTKYWCHFKSNLDFMRLFQLFGISNVVRPGNSPELLKYFQQLTECSAKPGPATSIKIQSALLSIIALFIDHAALDSRASEAPVFSRELLETIHFIDNHLTEELTIQELSSNAHFHPNYFIRLFKRHLGITPMRYIHERRLEQAQRMLGATDYSVSEIAYRSGFKDVSYFSAAFKKKAGISPSEYRQDFLQR; this is encoded by the coding sequence ATGGATCATGTCGAAAAGCATCTTATAAATGACCAGTTATCACGTTTGCGCGTAAAGCTGCTGTTAGCCAAGCATTCCATTTGCGGTCCGCAGTGGCGAAGATACCGCTTTGTTCCCTGCTATGACAAGCTTTACTATATTTCCGAAGGGGAAGGATGGATTCAGGTCGGAAGAGAACAGCTTAGGCCTAAGCCAGGCGAGCTTGTCTTCATTCCCGGAGGTACGGAGCAATCCTATTCGGTAACTGACGGTATCCCTTATACCAAGTACTGGTGCCATTTCAAATCCAATCTTGATTTCATGAGGCTATTTCAACTCTTCGGCATTTCAAACGTGGTTCGACCTGGAAACTCACCAGAACTTCTGAAGTACTTCCAGCAGCTCACGGAATGCAGCGCCAAGCCCGGTCCGGCAACGTCCATCAAAATCCAATCCGCACTTTTGTCCATCATCGCCTTGTTTATCGATCATGCTGCCCTGGACAGCAGAGCCAGTGAGGCACCGGTATTCTCCCGCGAGCTGCTGGAAACGATTCATTTTATCGATAACCATCTGACTGAGGAGCTTACGATTCAGGAGCTCTCAAGCAATGCCCACTTCCACCCCAACTATTTTATCCGGCTGTTCAAACGACATTTGGGGATAACGCCGATGCGTTACATCCATGAGCGCAGACTGGAGCAGGCACAGCGCATGCTTGGAGCAACCGATTATAGCGTAAGCGAGATCGCGTACAGAAGCGGGTTTAAAGATGTTTCCTACTTCTCAGCTGCCTTCAAGAAAAAAGCCGGTATATCTCCTTCGGAGTACAGACAAGATTTTTTACAACGTTAG